The genomic DNA tccaatcaatgtgtacatgtgcaaaagcaacattctaatcttgtttacaaaagttactaataaacagcaggaatgtcaatgatcaaaactggacgaatatacagttatcctcactttaatgtcatttataatttgtccttgaattctccaccatacttttcataattctgtttgcacgagttgcacgagaatgctgtcattcacgtaaaaaaaggggtcaaataagttgtaaatgcaatatcatctaaacgtaattaatggattatgcaattcaagataaactttatctcataacgtaacgaacatgtataatgttgtaacaacaactttacttacactgatttaagtagcagtcggtttataagtgactttattgattcattttgtgttttgttattgttgtcaaaaagtataacggaattgcctcacaactgaagcggaaaccagtttgatgcgcaaagtagtccactgtaagtaatattatttgacaaatgtccacagaaattaaaaattttctaatattaaagacgaatatctgaatagtattcattatttgataagaaattataatcatcgacatgtttttttttaaaaatcgtacacgtgctgacacctaagttgtctcccgttgtttattagagttacctttcgttcggcgcagtaatacatttgcagtgaatcgccgagaagtcgtgggaaaattaaaaaaaattaaaaaccatgtaaacaaactaaaattaaccaccttttcaagataaatttcaagtgatcgacattatgcactTAACCTCTATAtaagctataatcaacattattttctgaaaactgCTGAACCTTTCAACATTTATGGTCATTATTGACTGATAAATAAAAGTTTTGGTTGTCTCAAACTGTTTCCAAAgctgaatcagccaaaatatatggtcattatctacttttatttaaagtatgtggtccgaatcagcaaaaatatttggtccgaatcagccatggtccgaatcagccacggtccgaatcagcctgtttccgaaaaaaaatatctcaaattatatttcctaggatcgcgtcaaattagttggactaggcTAGCAGTGAAACAAATTGATGCGCGTGTAACCCGATTGAAACATGCCCAAATCAGGCGAAATCGGTGTACCGGGCTACCAAATTCAGCCTCCCTCATGAGGtgcatattttgtaaacattcgCGAAATTATATTACAATTCTCCCTATTTCACATGTATTCAGTACGACATAATCTTGTTGCAAAAATGCGGTAGATTATCATATTCTGAAACATCTGATGGTAGATATGCAtcttatttctttcaaattaattacctagactgttttgtgaaaaatttcaCTTGAACATGCGCCACATCGGCCTCCATTTTTAATCTTAACAGCGAAACGCTTTCAAGGTGCAAACCACTAAATCCGGCGGTGTGCTTTCCTTACAGTCTGATTGTATGGTGAAACCagtacttttgttttttttttctctttggaaTTGTTTCACAAACGTGGAACAACCCGTTAATTCTTACCAGTACTTTTGTATGGTTCGGAGGTATGGGGAAATGAGAATAATGCTATTATCTCCCAGTTTCAACTTAAATTTTACAAGTATATACTCAAGTTAAATCTCTCAACACCAACTGCTATGGTATTAGGGGAATTAGGTGCCCAACCtattgaaaatgacattttatctaGAATGTTAAATTTTTGGGCCAAAATAGTGACAGGTAAACAGGATAAAGTTTGTAATGTGTTATATCGAACCATGTAAAATCTCCATGAAAAAGGAATATTACATTGCCATTGGATCGATAAAGTGAAATCTGTATTAAATAGTATAGGTTGCTCAGAATTTTGGTTGTCTCAAACTGTTCCAAATCTTAACCATTTTAAACAAAGAGTAAAAACACAGTTATTTGATCAATACCTTCAAAATTGGTACAGTTTTGTAGATGATTCTCCCAAATGTCTAAATTACAGAaagtataaaactgaatttaagcTTGAGAACTATTTGCTTTGTTTACCAAGTAATTTAAGTATAACTCTTTGTAAGTTTAGGTGTCTCAATTTTAACCTGCCAATAGAAAAAGATAGACACTCTGGTATTGCCAGAGAAAACAGACTATGTACACTCTGTAATAGACAGGAAGTAGGGGACGAATCACATTACCCTTTTAAGTGTGATTATTTTGCTAATGACAGACAAACTTGTATCCCTGATAATACTTTTCAGAACCCTAATATGGCGAATTTTCAAAATCTAATGTGTAGCACTGATAAAAACAACTTGATTAAGTTAGCTCAATTTGTTAATGCTGAAATTTTAATGAACCATCTtccttataataattatataaattagtTAGCCGTAACTAAAATCTTTGACACTCTGCAGTTAATAATTTAGTTAGTATGTTGTAATCATGGTTATCCTGTATTATTACTGTCATATGCAGATTTAATGTATGTAGTGAATTCGGTAAACATGAATAATCCAGGGTAGccttgaatataattatttgcAAAATCTTTATAATGTTTTGTTCTTGACATGTTTTGTCATATCATTTGTTCTATGTTTGTATTCTCTTATGCCCTTTCGGGCCATGAGGTCaaataataaactttgaaactttgaaacttgtTTCACTGATCTTTCTTATCGAATACGGAAAATtatgtagtatctaacgcgtggaagagtctactTTCCTCATACAGTAAGGGCGCACACCCGTGTAACTTTGACTAGATCACCCGAGATCACCTGAGTCACACGAGTAGcaattgtagtccgaacgctttatcgagTAACTGAAAATGGCTACAATAACAAATGGAGAACATTACCTTATGGTAACATTTCAAAAGCTTCtgagctgtaacaataataaagatTGGTTGCTACTGTTGACACATAATGACTTCGTTTAAAAAACAACAGATGATCAGACGTGACAGTATCCCTCGTATCAGAAATTATGTTGAATTAGTGGactatatgttttatgtatgcgATATAGTGCTTGCATTGATTGCATTGTTGCTGCGTGTATCTTACATAATTTTAAGGCAAAGAAAagttatttataaacaatattctttattgagattttgttcatttctttaaaagtcTTATTACCtctgtaataggagcggaaaaatgtgcagcccgatacaggactcgaacctgtgaccttctgcttgcaagtcatatgctctaccaactgagctaatcggacaatcgatatcatagacaaattatatacattatatacacactgctacaccTCCATTTTTTAATGATCACTGATGATACGTATTCTGTGTCTGCATTCTTATATCCAtgcagatttttttaaagttgcgTGTCAGAAATCGAAATGTTTTCAATTCAATTCAGTTCTTTACTATTCCCATTCCATGATACACATGATAAATGAGGCAAATACATTGTCATGTAATATCGGCGAAGCTAAATATTATGTATTTAACATTATTAAACAAAGGGAGATGTTCCTTGCAATAGAAAATTGATAACAAAAAACACACTTCATATTAACAGAGtctttcaaaaatgaacattttgagtGACCCTGATATTaatgaaaacaagcaaattcgatgaattggtatcccccgccgaaagggtttgtggtgaggaatggcaaaaaatatatccggcaaaaagttaaggatgttactaagaagcaaataagttcattagtcaaaatcagtttaacagaaaacaaatgtttaattaaagagtacataataaatgtatgatactttgatcctgactaaagaatttattttgaatgaaatatgctaactgtaataagcttagtttttgaaattaaaggaagttaattgaaatgtgaacTTGAAGTTTAACttgaacgaaatattgtctttgagtggtttggcaccaagtgttgctgtttaacatatacatttaaacttaaaagaacaggtatccttaagagaacacaatcaaataagatatcttgaacatggctgggggcaaggttggtgcagttacaacttaacatgttgaaggtctgaacatttaaaaaaaagaaatgaatggaaatatatatatgtatatatataaatatatgtttatatattttttatagggAGAGGAGGGGTGGTgaacgggtgaggaaacaaaacttcacatgctgattataaatattgatggaaaattaaagatgaaaaaaggggggcagaggatgcatgattggtggtgggcatgactgggtggaggagcgaggtgggggaatggtacaacttgcatgttgataaatattcagggaaggtttgaaaaaaatctagtGTGACCAAagcaagggggtgaccaggtgtgtgtgcacaacttcacatgtttataataaatgctcatggaaaagaatgaaagaaatttaataaaactttacataatgtaagtttgttatgtacaaatatgtggatttctatacaattaaaggacaataactctgaagttacaaaagaaatccgaacgaaattgggTGTgtacaaccacattatggtgctctaaattctgttgaagtttcatagttcaaggtaaAATATACCATAACCATAACTTAggctggtgttacttgggcactttgactgaaacttgacgcGCCTCATAACCTTATAGTGGtggacatgtatatgaagtttgtttgaaaaaaatctaaaataagatttattcttctttttttggtggggtgggggtggggtcgGGAGGGGGATGTGAcaaaggtaagggggtgaccaggtgtgggtacacaacttcacatgtttacaataaatgttcatggaaaagaatgaaagaaatttaatgaaattctaccaaatagtaagtttgttatgtacaaatatgtggatttttatacaattaaagggcaataactctgaagttacaaaataaatccaaacaaaattgtgtgtgcacaaccacattatggttatctaaagtctgtttaagtttcatagttctaggtcaaatatatcaaaagttatgatgcagaaattgccatatttataccCTTTATAGTTagcactagaaacttctaagggccataactctggtgttacttgggcaatctgactgaaacttgacgggccgcataaacGCATAGTGGAGAACATGTATGCGTAATAACCTGGaatatattttgttgtatttgtttttaattttgtttcttataaaCACAGGATATCTATTTGGGGattgttaacaattttaaaatgctTAACTTCTGTGTGGTATGCCCAAGTGAGACCCTGTGCATTATGGCACATAATATTTTTCCTAGCCATGGTGAACATTTACACCCCTAATCTTAGACTGGACCTGAACAGTGGGTACTTTAATAAGTTGAGTTACAGTCTGCCTCCCATGTTTCAGCTTCGTAGGTGTTGCCGGGGCTTTATACCCTCCACCTAACATTCCGGCATTGCTAGAGGCCACAGCTGTGTTTTATTGTAGTTTTCAAATATATTGCTGGACGGTTTAGATTTACTTCGTAACAGTGTCTTTAAAATTGTAGTCAATTCGTCATTTGTggtatttatagttttatttttctgacctattttttgtttgctttccTTGACTTTGACTTTAATCGTATTGTCTGTAATTGATGTTTGGGATGGTCTATCCGCCCAATTTATAGTACTATTATTAATTTCTTCTTGCGGGAAGGTGTCTGACCTGACTTTTAGTTGGTGTGACCTCCATAGCTACTAACCAAGATATAGATAGATTTGAGTAGCTATGGccctttttattttcaattgtGGAGCTATGTATTGATGCTATGTATTGATGATTTTGAAGTGATGTTATGAAATAGGGATGAATGAATGGAAACCACCGTTGATGTCACCCAGTGACATCAAATTGATCACCATCAATGACGGAGAGTTCTCGGACCCCGTCGCCAGGGATGAGGGGGTCATGTTTCACCGCCGAGGGCTCCATGGCCTTCTTGGGGATCGAAGAGCTTTGTATAGCTTTCTCCGAAGTAAGCATTTTTATATCGGTATGGTAGGTTTCCGCTTTCCCTATTGGTTGAATATTGTGAAAAATCAGAACTCATTGACgaacaaaatttacaatgaacaaTCTTTTTTGGTTATGGCTCTGGTATAATAATGTGAAGACGTCTCTTGATATGTTAGGATAAAGTGATATTATGTTGAACTTTGATACAAATATTAAATACTATCCTTTGTTAAGTCAACGTTTACGCGATCAATATGTTCAGAATTGGAACGATATTTTAAGTAACCAGCCAAAGATGCAATattatataaagtttaaaatagatttcaaatttgaaaaatatatcgaTGTTTTACAAAGTGAAAAAGAATAGAATATTCTAGATTTAAGCTTAGTTCACATAGTCTTGAAATAGAAACTGGCAGATTCCACGGAATTGACAGAGATAACAGGATATGTAAAATATGTACCAGAAATCAAGTTGATAGTGAATATCATTTCTTACTTTGTTGTCCGTCTTTTGCACATTTACaccaaaaatttatcaaaaatagttCTTGGGCATCTGTTACCAAATTTACAAATGTTATGTCTAGTTCAAATGTTAGAACCATTAGAAATCTTGCAAAATATGTGTATAGTGCAATGAAAATTAGGAAGGAAAAACTTACAGTTATTGCTGCTTCTtagaaatgtgtaatatttataACGtgtattgtatttgtttgtttattgtatgtTTATATGTTCAACCTCTTGGCCATATCTGTTTATTTAATgtgtttgtaaatggccaaaggcattgTATAAATGCTGatttgccaataaactgaaactgtaAGTAGCAATTTCTTATCTTATTCAAACCCCCGTTTTCACGATCGAACAGTAATGTGTTACTTGctaccaatgttttttttttgccgtcCCACAGAAAATCCCGCATAATCAGTTCAATTTCTTTGATGTAATTATCCGGAATTCTTCTGATctctatttcaaaaattatttatgATTATGATTGACATATGCTTTTAAAATGAGGATGTTTCCAGTTAGCGTGTGACATCTCGATTTCCATATTTCTAAGCAattcttgattttattttatttttatttatttttgacatcATAAATAGAAAGATTGAAAAAATTCATGGATTGAAAAGTCATCTTCACAGATTCTGTCTTTGTTAATTTTCCATGTTAAATTTCGATGGCAGAACAGAAATAATAAATCGCTTTTGATTAAACAAAGAAGATCCAAACAACTACCGCCCTATCTCAATTTTACCGACAATATCAAAACTAATTGAAAGACATATAGCAATTCAGATACAATCtttgttttccaaaaaaaatctacaatgcatatattttgtctgttttagattACTAACTACATTTTGGTATGCAGGCAGTAAAGGCtcattaaataagatttttgcaCTTCAAGGAAGAGTTGCTAGAATTGTTTTGAATAAAGAACTGCAGACAAGTAAATCTGAAATGCTAAAAGAACTCGGATGAACTTTTTGGATTTTCCGGCTTGCAACGCATTTATTAAATACGTGTATTAGacgagttttttttaaagaatgtatCATGAATTTCTGTTTCAGGTATTAACAGAACAGATTATTTCAAGGATTATTTCCATCACCACACAGAGAGCCAACACTGACGTGGCAACAACAGACGATCCCGAGATGAATGTAACGTAGGTTTGTTTTATTCGCCATTTATAATGCTAATGATAAAATCACTAATATCGATTACTTTTTCAACACAATAACAGATCACAAACGACAGAGAATAAATGcaattgttttactttatataattattacatttgTGATAGTGCCTCTAGTAAAGTGTTTCAATAGTCCaagaatgtgaccagttgagctaaaggctatgttatacatgaaaggaatatagttatttttactattaaaaaaattagattagattaaaaatagattatctcctgttgcgattCTGTGTGTTTTAGAGATTTgcttgtaaaacatgtagaatggagtaatatttcctacattaaagtgtaatggtatgataaaaaaaaacacgctaTTCACCTATAAGTTAGTTTTAGACTGAGTGGTAACACAAACATCAATAACATTATCTGGTCTGTATAACTACTGGCCGctggaaatctttcgacttgttgtACATTTGGAAATGAACACGTTCGCGGCGAATGTGACGTTTAACCTGGGCTCAAGATCAACGAACGTGACTGGAGATGTCAAACCAATGGACGTCACAGAGGGGAGTTCAGATTCCGAGATGGATGCCGTTGAAACATCCGAATTCGATGTCAGCCGACCAGACCGAGAGATGCCGAATGAAGTACAGGAAACGTAAGTGCAATTTAATCCAAGTAGTTGAATCTGTTTTATACATGAAGAAAGGCAATATCAATGATGTTTAGCAGCTTGCATGCCCACGGCCGGATGGCggattttctgttattttctgtACGCAGGTGTTGCGTTATTAAAGATTAAGTATAAATATACAggcatttgaagaaaaaaacatgtatCAATATAATCAAGATTTTGTTTTTAGCAACCgatattgtaaatatgaaaaacatgtGTAATAACCTATATAGATCATTGCAAGATGTGTCCGTGGTGCACGTGTCAAATGACACCCCAATCCGGTACGAGATAGTTGAGGACGGTTCTACTCGTGGTGCCCTTAAGTTTGTTTCATATGGTGGCTATGCCTACGTAAAGAAGAGAGAACTGATCAACGGGACGATAGACTGGCGTTGTACTGTCCGAGGGAGAAACACTGGTTGCCCAGCCACAGTCAAGCAGAGCGGTTCCGAATATCGACCAACTGGAACCACAGTCAAGCAGAGCGGTTCCGAATATCGACCAACTGGAACACACAACCATCAGCCTAAACCAGTACTCATAACTGCTGTGAAAATCCAGGCTGAGGTAACTGATAACACATACATTTTAATTCTTTCGAAATCTAAACCAATTttaatgaacagaacagaatagaattttATTGAGACCTGTACAtcgtacatcgtctaaacaccgatattacaatatacatagtcacgttcatacaattttaaagaaagtaacaaacatgttattaaCAACTGAGAAAAGAGAAAACATTACCTATACAttataatcaaataaaatgtaattaacaaaggaagtgagAATACAATGACATTTACACTTTATAATGTATTATTGATAACCAAATttctttttctgacaaaacacgCATACAATTTGCACGTTTAATactgtttgtccgtctgtctatcACAAAAtgttgaacagttctcatccgatgtTCAACATACATCATGaaagtttctgaaaatatacttTAACACAGGTGAGGACAATCGCTAAGCAGTAGATGTTTTAGTCAGCCAATATATTGGTGAGAGACGTAACCAGCCGGCATCAATATCCAGAACAACCTGAAGCCGCCCGTACCAGCCAGGAGGTCCTGTTTGTAATGGTCACTCATTCATGAAATGTAGCTCCTCCCTCCTGCACCGCACTAGCGTATAGCGTGCCGGTTCTAAGAAcgtatacatgtttgtattataCTGTTAAATCAGTTATCTTGTATTAGCTGTAGTGAATAAACGTAGTGTTAAACAATCCCGTCTTGGGTCAGTCATTTAGAATACAAATCCCTTTAAGGGTccgaaatgttcatatatataatcAGAACATTACATTGGCGACGAGGATAAAGCGTGCTTTTCGAAGAATTATGGAATACAATTATCAATTTAATCAGTGCAATAAAACAGTGGATATTTATGAACAATTGAACTATGGCTAGCATTCCGGAATTTCCGAAATTTGAAGTTTACAGTGATGAACAGTCTGCAGGTGTAAGATGGAACAAATATGTCGCGAAATTAGAGAATTTATTTGTGGGAATGAACatagacaaaaataaaagaaaaaaggcaTTGTTATTACACTACTCCGGAgatgaagtatttgaaatatacgAGACGCTCCACCTTGGAACTACCGACGAcaattatacagaaacaaaatctGCGCTTCATGACTACTTCATGCcaaaaaagaataaagaattcGAAAGATTTGAGTTTAGAAATCTGAAGCAAAATCAAGGCGAAACAATAGATATGTATGTAACGAAATTACGACAGAAAGCGGAACATTGTGAATTCAGTGATAAGGATGGTGAAATTAAAAGTCAGATAATACAAGGATGCGTATCAAAGAAATTAAGAATTAAGTGCTTAGAAGAAGAAAAGGAATTGAAAGACATCCTAATTTTAGCAAGAAGTATGGAAATGGCGGAAAAACAAGCACACGCAATGGACAGACATGACAGTCTTCCGGTAA from Mercenaria mercenaria strain notata chromosome 11, MADL_Memer_1, whole genome shotgun sequence includes the following:
- the LOC123532129 gene encoding uncharacterized protein LOC123532129 translates to MNTFAANVTFNLGSRSTNVTGDVKPMDVTEGSSDSEMDAVETSEFDVSRPDREMPNEVQETSLQDVSVVHVSNDTPIRYEIVEDGSTRGALKFVSYGGYAYVKKRELINGTIDWRCTVRGRNTGCPATVKQSGSEYRPTGTTVKQSGSEYRPTGTHNHQPKPVLITAVKIQAEVRTIAKQ